From one Thermus caldifontis genomic stretch:
- a CDS encoding helix-turn-helix domain-containing protein, translating to MAGELLTTFEVAQRLKVSVYYVRQQIRQGRLRAIRVGKGWKVKEDDLALFLASFSDSPLVRTTKQGNDA from the coding sequence ATGGCCGGGGAACTTTTAACAACCTTTGAGGTAGCGCAACGATTGAAAGTCTCTGTCTACTACGTGCGCCAACAGATACGACAGGGGCGTCTGCGCGCTATTCGCGTAGGGAAGGGCTGGAAGGTCAAAGAGGATGATCTGGCCCTTTTTTTAGCGTCCTTTAGTGATTCACCACTAGTGCGGACCACTAAGCAGGGAAATGATGCTTGA